One Coccinella septempunctata chromosome 1, icCocSept1.1, whole genome shotgun sequence DNA window includes the following coding sequences:
- the LOC123307412 gene encoding poly [ADP-ribose] polymerase tankyrase-1-like, which translates to MFNLMVNYLRDINMQHGISTDTALHIAIERGFYKTTRKILSVNKADVNRRNNEYKETPLHRAVYWHRLKFINLLIEHGGNMKITDAQGRTPLHCACHCVHNKDSKKIIEKCMEYNSLYSRTTHMGYTPMHTLISRSKETTEEAAEVVELFLERGFDLETKDFRGCTPLYPSLKRDVEPMALLLLRHGAHLDITADYAIHFLLPHIVSTEELNEMSRTILKFIALEVSKGAAMHESLGEILRERKDASTYLKMCYQEIEILKSIKIENTFITYWKLLTRSIKQVGMYADNYYIAEAMRTFEISSYPIYGPDIHYKYAKGQRRLELMNACADSLNRMWEWKLPSVFVNMVIDRLTIPDMENVKNARRYI; encoded by the coding sequence atgtTCAATTTGATGGTGAATTACCTTAGAGACATCAACATGCAACACGGAATCTCGACAGATACAGCACTTCATATTGCTATCGAAAGAGGATTTTACAAGACAACGAGAAAAATATTGTCAGTGAATAAGGCCGATGTCAATAGACGCAACAACGAATACAAAGAAACCCCACTTCATCGTGCTGTATATTGGCACAGgttaaaattcataaatttactTATCGAGCATGGGGGAAACATGAAAATTACAGATGCGCAGGGGAGAACTCCTCTACATTGTGCTTGTCACTGTGTTCATAATAAAGACTCTAAAAAGATCATTGAGAAATGTATGGAATATAACTCTTTATATTCTAGAACCACCCATATGGGTTATACTCCTATGCACACATTAATCTCTCGGTCGAAAGAAACAACAGAGGAGGCTGCAGAAGTGGTGGAGCTTTTCCTAGAAAGAGGATTTGATTTGGAGACCAAGGATTTCCGCGGATGCACACCACTGTATCCAAGCTTGAAAAGAGACGTTGAGCCAATGGCTTTATTACTTCTAAGACACGGTGCTCATCTTGATATAACTGCAGACTAtgctattcattttctcttaccTCATATTGTAAGCACGGAAGAATTGAACGAAATGAGCAGGACTATCCTAAAATTTATTGCCTTGGAAGTTTCAAAGGGGGCTGCAATGCACGAAAGTCTAGGGGAGATCTTGAGAGAACGAAAGGACGCAAGCACTTACTTGAAAATGTGTTATCAAGAAATTGAGATCCTCAAATCTATCAAAATTGAGAATACATTCATCACTTATTGGAAACTTCTGACTAGAAGTATAAAACAAGTAGGAATGTACGCCGATAACTATTATATCGCTGAAGCAATGAGGACATTCGAAATAAGCTCATATCCAATTTATGGCCCAGACATTCATTACAAGTATGCGAAAGGACAAAGGAGGTTGGAATTGATGAATGCATGTGCAGACAGTTTGAACAGAATGTGGGAATGGAAATTACCATCAGTTTTCGTGAATATGGTAATTGATCGTCTCACAATTCCTGATATGGAGAATGTAAAAAATGCAAGGCGttatatttaa